DNA sequence from the Scylla paramamosain isolate STU-SP2022 chromosome 4, ASM3559412v1, whole genome shotgun sequence genome:
AGTGATGGATGCGTTAGAAATGAGGTAGTGCATTAGGGTTCCATATGACTGCAGTAGTTAGGTATTGAGAAGTGTAGGTAGGTTTGAATGATCTAGAATAATCAAAGTTGGGTGAATGAGATCTAGGATAGGTAGAGAAGAATACTTTGAAAGGTAGACATAGAAGGTACAAGGATAATGAGAGGCTTAGGTATTAATggagctgaaaagttcaagctATACGGATAACTAGATAGAGGAAGATGTGGCAAATGCAAGAGGTATTAAAAAGCTTAAACAACTGATGAACTGTCTTGCTAAGGCTCGATAAAGAACTTATTATGAGGCCACATGCAGTTTGTTCATTCCTTAGTCATAGTTAACAAATGTATTTCTGTCCTGATATGTATCCACAATCAAGGTGTTAAACAAATGAACACCTGCTATATAGTCATGGAAATGATCTAGCACCAAATAAAATCCTTTTAGAAATATAAAATATGCCTTTGGCCTGTCATCAACATTGGACATAGAGGGCAACATTGAAAGTACATCTTGGTTAACTTGGCTTTATTGTACCACCACCTAAGCCATACATATATCTGCTGTCTGCAATGAATCAATGTCACCATAGCTTGTTGGCATTAAGTTGTCTGTGAATACTAAGTTAACTGTTGATAAACCTACAGTTTATAATGTACTACACTACtacagctattactactacatacaACCAAAGATTTCCAGAAAGTCATgaaatatttttgttaataAGTGATCCAACATATGAATGGGTTTAATGCAAcatttcccagagagagagagagagagagagagagagagagagagagagagagagagagagagagagagagagagagagagagagagagagagagagagagagagagagagagagagagagagagagagaaaaaaaaaacttcatttcAAAGCAATTTTATTCTGATAgtacttttaagtgttttcagttAATATGATAACTGTCTTAGCAAAATCACTTATAGCCTTGGCCTGGTGTTTCACATCATGTAATTTCTCCTAAATGCAACACAGTCTCCCAACTCTCACTCTACAATCTTATACTGACCAGACAATTGTGTATTATATAATTAAATCACACCAtctaaaaacattcaaatcaTATTATGCTTATTTCTTAATTTGTCAACCTAGttcaacattaaaaatactcaGACAGATCAGATCTACACCATGAAATCAGTAAGTCTTTAGGGTCTGGAGGATGCtaacaaaatgccaaattacctctcctctctcaaatcccattatcctcttccttctttctcctctaccaACTTTAATCCCTCATCAttcctgttttccttattttctttgctcACTTAATCCTCCCCACTCTCTACAAAAGGAGGCTCCTGTGTGCTACACGATTAAGGTAACGCAACAAACATCACTCAGATTAAGACAGAGCACTTGGAACTTTGCAAAGATTGTAATCCTCTACTTCTACACCAACACAGGTACTGTTGGTTTGAGAACTGTCATCCaccaaaataaaacacacttttATGCTATGCTACACCATTTACACAGACTATGGTGCATTATGCCAGGTCTGGTCTGCTTCACACCTCATGCCCAAACTGGTGATGTGGTGCTATGACTACCGTGGCCAGTAAAAGGTGCATGATGGTTTTACTTCTTGTGGATACCAGATatcaaaataaaacacactCCTATGCTTTGCTACACCATTTACACAGACAGTGGTGCATTATGCCAAGTCTGCTCTGCTTCACAACTCATGCCCAAACTGGTAATGTGCTGTCTACCATGGCAAGTAAAAGGTGCTTGAGGGTTTTACGTGTGGATACCAGATATCAAGGTATATAATAAAGCAGCAATTTGTCTCTTGTATCTTACAAAGTTGAAATTATCTGATGGTCATGAAAGCTGTTATTAATGCACTATAAATGTACACATCCTTATCATAGGTTCCTTTCCCATAAAGAGCAGTTGATATTTTTACAAACACAAAAGTTATGCACAATTTTAACAAGTGAAATAAAATCTGGACTGAAAATGAAATTGTATTTGCAATATGAATAAGCAGAGAACTTGAACACAAATTACACAAAACTCACAAACCAGCACAGTGCACAAGGCGTTCATCTATACAGGAATCGCACCatcacagtcagtcagtcgagtTCTATTTATAAGGACTTTACTTGCTTTCCCTTGTCTCCTAATTCCCTTAACGCATGTTATTGTgtctcagttctctctctctctctctctctctctctctctctctctctctctctctttttaagtgCCACATAGTGCTTCACACCCTACCTCCCAAGTCTACCTCTGCCAGGCGACACCTAACTACACCTACTCCAGCTTGCAAGATATGACTACAAGTCATGCTGATTATCAATACTGCTAAAAATAATTGCTTCTTATACTATATATGAACACATACTCACAAAACTAAAATTAAACGGTACCAAATAACAATTATTCCATGGTTAgctaaccctcacacacacacacacaaacacacacacacacacacacacacatggacaccTCATTACCccagggcctcagaggtcaactcACAGGCATAGGTCAGCTCTCCTTCCATTACGATATAGATAACGGCACCGCCTATGTCAACAATGAGCAACACAACGCTGCTAGCTGGCTCACTCACACAGTACTCATATGTACTCACAAGTGTACTCATATGAGGCTACCCTATACCCACAGCATTCTTGTGTGTTCATATGTGTTCCGAACAATGTACAACAGAAGTGAcaggagacaaaagaaagaaagaaaagatgaaaggaaaaaagaaaagaacaggaaatggATAGGATTGAATGAGATGAAAGTAAAATTAATAAGTCAGAAGATGGGGTAGAACAGAATaacaaggatgaaaagaaaagacaaaaaaaataaagaaagaataataagaaatgaATAAGACTGAATGGAAAGACAGTAGAATtaataagttagaagtgggttTGAACAGagtaacaaagaagaaaagaaaaacacactaaagaaaaaaagaaaaaaaaggaaaaataaataaataaagaaaataaagaaaataaatagagaaaatcaGCAAATGGGGAAGATTGAATGGAAAGAGAGTAAAAGTGATGAGCTAGAGGTGGAGTAACATAACAGCATAGCACAACTACCAGACAggctccaccacacccacttgATCATCACATCCCCACCTCCCCGTCACACGTCAACCGCCAAACTAGCATATATTACATATTTACAAAAAATCCgcaaatccagagagagagagagagagagagagagagagagagagagagagagagagagaaaacacacacacacacacacacacacacacatactaaacaATGGTGGAGAGAGGGATTGGAAGGCAAAGGGGTCCTGGGTCTTGGTCCTTGGATAAAGCTGGCTGATGACATTACAACTTATTTTATGTTACTCAattccattttgaaattgacccctcaCAAAAATGGAGCTACACTGGAAAGCCTTATATATTTTGAAAGGGCATAAAAATATTTCAAacctcagtaataataaagatattttAAAGAACCCACAGAAAAATTTAGAacaaatgtgataaaaaaaaaaaattctaaaatcCACAAATCTTATTtatcaggaataaaaaaaaaaaaactttaaaaaatctgaacgaTATTTACAATTAAAAGTTAGTtgcaaactgaaaaaaaaaaattgtcattttttttcttttttacttttaacatGTCTTCCtttcaataaaaataatattaagaaaaaaaagataacattaaTCTCTCCCTTCCAATGACCTTACCTTAGGCTGGGGTGGCGTGGGGTAGGCCAGGTCAAGGCCGTCCTCCTTCAAAATGCTTTCCAGGGTGGGCAACTCTCCTACAGGCGGCAGCTGGAACTCCTCATCATCCAGCTGCAACACaggcaacactgcaacactcacTGACCCTCTGTAGTGTTATTACACGTTATTTATTAACAATGCTCACCTCCACATGTCTAAACTATATGTTATGAATTAACTGTTAAAATTAATTATAACTCAAATggatttattcattcactcactcatacacaaGCTAACTGAAAAAAATTACCCAAATTCTCACCAGCTTCAGTAATAAACACATCCCTAAAACTCACTTCTACAAATCTGTTTTCTACCATCTtccctcaaaacactaaaactacaTCACTTGTGTTTATTATTTCACTATGAACTACTTAACAGGTGGGTGATGAGTGCATTACCTCCCCCATCTGCAGCTCTGCCTTGGGAAGCTGTTACCATTTGGTGAGTTGGTTTGACAGGTGATCCTCGCCCACAGACATTTGTTTTGATTATAATGATGCTAGTGTGGCAAtctcttattttgttattacattattattattattattattaatcaaaATACATTAatccaaatacactcaaaacacacttagacatttaaaacacacccaaaacaccctatatcaccccaaaactcatccttttatgggactggcatttcagtgggcatattttttattggatttttgttgcccttggccagtgtccttcctacataaaaaaaaaaaaaaaacacccaaaacacatttttcacaGGTACCTGCGCAGTGTAGGGGAGTGTGGCAAGTCTATGTGGGATAACGGACTTGATAAGGATGTCCTTTATATCTTACGGGGTAAGATCTGGTAAGGTTGTGATGTTTAGAGGTACGTTATTTGTGTTACTGTGGGGCTTTTGTtcccaaaataccccaaaacacactcaaggCACCTGAAACCATATTCAAAtcccaccaaaacacacacaaaacacccctaaatacaacaaaattcatacaaacacagcaaaacacgtGTTAAAAATTCAAAACTCACTAAAAACACCaaataacaccaaaaaaataTCAACGATATTCACCCATATTCACCcgaacacacccaaaacacacttgaaacatccaaaacacactcaaaaatagcctcaaaactcatccaaatacactcaaaagacatttaaacatttaaaacacacccaaaacaccctgtaACTCAtgaaacacattcaaaacatccaaaaaattCCACAACACCATTGAATGCACCCTAAACACATCTTAACAGGCTTAAAACTACCTGCGAATTCAAATATACCCaaaagaccacacacacacacacacacacacacacaccaaaaacactaaacacacccaaattaCATCCAAAATAAgctcacaacacctcaatataccccaaacacacccaaaacacaccaaaacaccctacaaTATACTCAGAACACCCTATACGAATCAAGACACgtaaaatataactaaaaacatcttaaaccacatttaaaacaccgaAAATCCACCTgaaacacaatgataacagcaaatatacacacaaaacacacctaaacacctcAAAAAGAAACTTTAAACACCTCACAACACTCCTacatacatccaaaacacaccaaatattagaAAAATGCAGCTTACCAAGAGacactaagctaaatattgtttacctgttttgcctctttcatttctccttatttcttcctcctcctccttcatttctcttagtttcttctttctactactactatcaacacGCCTGACTTTGGAAACAGCAtaaaacacttggaaaacactgaaaattgcGGTAAATATTGATGAACAGACGCTGGAGCAGAGCGAGTCCGGCCatcttgatgacgtcacaggcgaggcGCTGCCAGCCGTCTGGCTTACGTACGTACcgtatttaattttgaaattgacccctagaaaaaatgaagctaggcccgaatgcattatatattctgacttgacaattactttaattaatattcacaatatcaaaacatctgCAGTCCgagtagttgtaaagaaatattatatgaaatatgaaaaaagtgttggaacttttgacaccattaaaaacactgaaaagtccacccatttcactttacactggtaaaaacacatttaaaaaaatctaaactatTTTTCCAAACAATGCAAATTTAGCTATAAGCCgatatagagaaataaagaaactgaaaaatgacaaaatcaccacttttaacgggaTTAAAAACCATTTCAAATTTTACATACTTAACTAAACAGCAACGCAAAACACTTCAAAattcataaacgattttttgaagtaATAAAAGcttcattaaagcctcaaataaaaaagccaagaacCGGTTTGGGTAAAAATCACTGTAAAAAAAGCACCCTttatttatgcaaaaaaaaaaaaaaaacaacaacaaatccagCAGacttacttaactgaagcaagaaaaacacttcaagagCAACAacatatttttagaaaccataaaaccCTACTATAAAAGTCAAATGAAataattcagaaaaaaagaaaaaaatattggaaccaacaagcTGCCACAGGTAtcaatccatcatggcggccctgtGCGGCGACCTCAGTGgaggagccggcggccatgttgccctAATTATTCCTTTATGACACCAAAAgcaggcaatggcggatatatcttaCCAACGGATAAGAATGCTAGACATGAGGCTCCATGTTGTGAAATGTTTGGCTTATAATAAGTGAGACACGATAAAATAATGGCTTCTACCTTAGCTGagggcttgtttacatattgacgaATCTTCAGTATTTGGCTTAATTTCCAGCTTTTTCCAGGTTCAGACGTAAAAATcctaaaaatagataaataacccccaaaaatacctaaataacgaataatgaaacctaaataaacgagtacaagacactacagggaggaggaggatgttgtggtgaaggcagtaaggcttaCTGAGGGCAGGCTGGTACCGCTGGGCTCATCTCACGTAGTCGTGCCTCTCTGGTCCTGGATGGCGATGCTCGGTGCAGGGAGAGGCTGccgggaatacggaaacactAATTAATAGAGCGTGTGAGGCAAAACTGACCAGTGCTAatcaaaacactgcagccaccCAGCCGGGAACcgcctgccctccctccccagcgccacctaGCACTGCTCCTcatcccacccactcactcacacacacatacacacacacacacacacacgttgacatgttatcaaataatatgtcaaataataaaaatatcctCATTTCCTCACTCGCCTTTCCCTACTACACATCCGGTATGTGATTATGAAGGCACACTTCACTAACTGCTGCACCGTGTCACCGTAGGAAACAAGAACGAGCGCAGGATAGGCTTAACTAAAATGttcctacactctctctctctctcctcacaacTGTTTCCCAAGGCCACAAATATGATCAgaagattttcaagggtgttcctccttttaataatatagaaatgttattaatctcTCAATAGCACCGtaaaaaacaaccttaaaaatcAGTGTTACTTTAACTAAAACgttttaaaagcgtgtttctcctgttagtagtGTAGATATGTTTTTACTCTGTCACTGGAGCTGTAAAGACAGTCttgaaaatccgtgtaactatatatatatatatatatatatatatatatatatatatatatatatatatatatatatatatatagagagagagagagagagagagagagagagagagagagagagagagagagagagagagagagagagagagagagagagagagttacatcaGAGTTCaccgcaggaaaaaaaaaaagaacgagcgGATGATAGACTAAActaaaatgctctctctctctctctctctctctctctctctctctccaaactctgatgtaaacaaaatctgaaaataaataaaccccaaaaatacctaaataacgaATCATAAAACCTAATAAACGAGTACAAGACActacagagaggaagagggtgttgtagtgaaggcagtaaggctgactgagggtAGACTGGCACCAGTGGACTTACCTCACGTACTCGTGCCTCTTTGGTGCTGCTTGGCGGTGCTCAGAGAAGCTGCcgggaagacggaaacactggtAAATAGAGCGTGTGGGGGCAAGACTGACAAATGCTGAGTAAAACACTGTAGCCAGCCAGGCAGACAGCTGGTtatttacattatatatatatatatatatatatatatatatatatatatatatatatatatatatatatatatatatatatatatatatatatatatatatatatatatatatatatatatatatatatatatatatatatatatatatatattctctagAGTGGTAGACTGTAGGAAACTAAAGTTATCAGACAATACATTTGTATCTGATTATAAACTTTTCAATATCAGGTCATGCTCTCATAAAGAGAATACCAAATACAattagagaaattttttttttttcccaagtgCTCGTGTTCCCCTCGAAAATTACAGATGCTCCTATAGGGGGCAACCCACCCAAGTTAAGAACCATTGATCTATATACGAGACATCCATTCTTTTAAATGAAGCTATATAAGACAAATTTACATTCTGGCACGTTCCTCACAGTTTAGCCTCTAGCTctgtaagagggagagggtcgACTCTCACTGCACTACACTGCGCTGGTCAGTGGCGGAGTCTCATGCGTGTTCTGTGTGTACTATGTAAAATCAGGCACCACTTGGCGGTCTATGTTGCATCGGGAGTAGCAGTGGTAGAATGAAGACCTTGCCCCAAAAAACTTTTGCTTGTTAAGGGTTTTGCCCATTGCCCAcatttttacaaaaaaaaaattttgttcatAGTACAGAACAGTTttaatgtaaacaaataaataaggaatgaaagtaaaaaaaaaaacaaacgcaAGTGGAAGTAGAACAAGatcctaagaaataaaaacacgatATCGGAGTGTGATACATGATGGTGAAAACACTCTGATGTTATTGTTATGCTGCATAACCTCAACATCATCCAGTAGTTCAGGAGGATACACTAAGAACCCTGTGGACGTCATGCCTTTATTCGTGTCAT
Encoded proteins:
- the LOC135100155 gene encoding uncharacterized protein LOC135100155, yielding MICDNDTNKGMTSTGFLVYPPELLDDVELSAWLATVFYSAFVSLAPTRSIYQCFRLPGSFSEHRQAAPKRHEYVSLSLHRASPSRTREARLREMSPAVPACPHWMMRSSSCRL